One genomic window of Diospyros lotus cultivar Yz01 chromosome 8, ASM1463336v1, whole genome shotgun sequence includes the following:
- the LOC127808970 gene encoding uncharacterized protein LOC127808970, producing METEAGAGAKVPLCFLLIFMLLLLSRATADHEGPNTRSTLLFSSLQASSYYFDVYTLPIAGSGMVNARDELKITDGHSVNFNGHFPSASSLTALLSSLRDQTLAATPAQPPLHLVYVTERNGSSSIYLDALYSDGSDYSRRRSMLSVLNRVQVPLVGIQQSNGLIGMKDRPSLAGDYLVYVSTHENPGVLRRSWAAVYSTHLRTGSTRRLTPYGQADFSPAVSPSGTWSAVASYGEKEWNGEIHDLQTDIYMFRTEDGSERAKVIEHGGWPCWADEWTLYFHRQSDDGWWSVYKASLPKGGRVSVGSVVTQRVTPPGLHAFTPAASTANSSFIAVATRRPGSEFRHIELFDIVSKKFKEVTRPISPTTNHYNPFISPDSTQVGYHRCRARENGGKGDHLLLESLHSPLPGVDIFRIDGYFASFSPDGDRITYAMWPYNTGLYVVNRDGSGLRKLLGGQFNAKLAFGTVWDPIRKGVLYTSTGIAFGSESEKVDVISIDVDDEESDFRKLTMGGENNAFPAPSPDGKWIVFRSGRSGHKNLYIMDASNGEKGGLYRLTEGPWSDTMPNWSPDGDWIVFSSNRESPGTRSFDLYVIHPNGTGLRKLFGSGGPANHAWFSPDSQSVVFASDHAGLSAEPISYPHNFLPSGEIFSIRLDGTGIMRLTHNSNEDGTPSWSGIQLRPVDVKHPIDADCSFDDCQWLSSEALNHGGARCA from the coding sequence ATGGAAACAGAGGCAGGGGCAGGGGCGAAGGTGCCTCTCTgtttcttattgatttttatgCTTCTGCTCCTTTCGCGTGCGACGGCAGACCATGAAGGCCCAAACACTCGCAGCACCTTACTTTTCAGTTCTTTGCAAGCATCCAGCTATTACTTCGACGTCTACACCCTCCCGATTGCCGGCTCCGGCATGGTCAACGCCCGGGACGAGCTCAAGATCACCGACGGCCACTCCGTCAACTTCAACGGCCATTTCCCCTCCGCGTCCTCGTTAACCGCACTGCTCTCCTCCCTACGCGATCAAACCCTCGCCGCAACCCCGGCCCAGCCGCCTCTCCACCTGGTCTACGTCACCGAGCGGAATGGGTCTTCGAGCATATACCTCGACGCTCTGTATTCCGACGGGTCAGATTACAGCCGAAGAAGGTCGATGCTCTCGGTTCTGAATCGGGTTCAAGTCCCTTTGGTGGGCATTCAACAATCGAACGGTCTGATAGGCATGAAGGATAGACCCAGTTTGGCGGGCGATTATTTGGTTTATGTTTCGACTCATGAGAACCCAGGCGTGCTGAGGAGGAGTTGGGCTGCTGTGTACTCCACTCACCTTAGGACCGGGTCGACCCGGAGATTGACTCCTTATGGGCAGGCTGATTTCAGCCCCGCCGTGTCGCCGTCGGGGACCTGGTCGGCGGTGGCTTCCTACGGGGAGAAAGAGTGGAACGGCGAAATACACGATCTTCAAACTGACATCTATATGTTCAGAACTGAGGACGGGTCTGAGCGAGCCAAGGTGATTGAGCACGGTGGGTGGCCGTGTTGGGCCGACGAGTGGACTCTGTACTTTCACAGACAGAGTGACGATGGGTGGTGGAGCGTGTACAAAGCTAGTCTTCCCAAAGGCGGACGAGTCAGTGTAGGCTCTGTGGTGACTCAGCGAGTCACCCCGCCGGGTCTTCATGCGTTCACTCCGGCAGCGTCGACGGCTAACAGCAGTTTCATTGCTGTGGCGACAAGACGACCGGGTTCAGAATTTCGCCACATAGAGCTCTTCGATATCGTTTCTAAAAAGTTCAAGGAGGTCACCCGACCCATTTCTCCAACAACCAATCACTACAATCCGTTCATCTCTCCCGATTCTACCCAGGTTGGGTACCATAGATGCAGAGCCCGAGAAAATGGCGGAAAAGGAGATCATTTGTTGTTAGAAAGCTTGCACAGTCCACTGCCCGGAGTCGACATATTTCGCATCGATGGATACTTCGCCTCTTTCTCGCCTGACGGCGATCGTATCACTTACGCTATGTGGCCGTACAACACGGGTCTATACGTGGTGAACCGTGATGGGTCGGGCCTCCGGAAACTCTTGGGCGGACAGTTCAATGCCAAATTGGCCTTCGGAACCGTCTGGGACCCGATAAGAAAGGGGGTTTTGTACACCAGCACTGGAATTGCTTTCGGTTCAGAGAGCGAGAAAGTCGACGTGATCTCCATCGACGTTGACGATGAAGAATCGGACTTCAGAAAGTTGACCATGGGCGGAGAAAACAACGCGTTTCCGGCACCGTCACCGGATGGGAAATGGATCGTTTTCCGATCGGGTAGGTCAGGTCACAAGAACCTGTATATAATGGACGCTTCCAACGGAGAGAAAGGCGGACTGTATAGACTCACTGAAGGTCCATGGTCTGACACAATGCCGAACTGGTCCCCAGACGGTGACTGGATCGTCTTCTCGTCGAACCGGGAGAGTCCTGGCACCCGTAGCTTTGATCTATACGTGATCCACCCAAACGGGACCGGGCTGAGGAAGCTGTTCGGGTCGGGTGGTCCGGCGAACCACGCGTGGTTCAGCCCGGACAGTCAATCTGTCGTGTTCGCCTCCGACCACGCCGGGCTCTCTGCCGAACCGATCTCCTACCCACATAATTTCCTGCCATCCGGGGAGATATTCTCGATCAGATTAGACGGCACCGGGATTATGAGATTGACGCATAACTCGAACGAGGACGGGACACCATCTTGGAGTGGCATACAGTTGAGGCCCGTCGATGTGAAACACCCGATTGATGCAGATTGCTCGTTTGACGATTGCCAATGGCTCAGCAGTGAAGCTCTCAACCATGGCGGTGCCCGATGTGCTTAG